The Bacteroidota bacterium DNA segment GTAAATAAGACTATCTCTTCAGAAGATGAAAGCACTTTCAAATTGCTGCCGTATGATAAATATATACAATAATTTCAATTTCTAAATATTTTTTTCGGGGTAAGACTACTTTTTTTTATAATACTGTGCCCTATTCCCGATTTTCATTGGGACAGGCTTTGCCTATTGTGGTTCAATCCCTCACTTCCCCCTCACAACCAACTTAATAACCAACACCAAAATCAACAATACTAAAATCCCCCCCGATAACCAGTATGCCCATATATTCACTATTCTCGATTGAGCATACATCATATAGTCTTCAAACATAAACGACATGGGGTCAACCTTCCATTCCACTTTATTGCCTTCCAGCTTCGCGGAATTGGTTTCCATGATGATCCCCGGCAGTTCCGCTTCCACGGTATAGCTTTCCATTAAAAGAACCTCTATTAAAAAATGCACCTTTTTGTTCAATTCCTGAAATATGGGAGGTTCAATGTCATTTAACTTCTTAACCGCAGGATTTTTTGTCCATTCATAATAAAGCTCAATGTAATTGTCGGGATGATCCCAGTTATTGTCCAGATAATGCTTAATGCTATCCTGGTATAATATGACATCCTGTGACAACAACTCCTGATCATCAAGTCCTGCAATAGCTTTTTGCAGCACCTTGATGATCTCCCGGCTCACCACATCCTCAAAGTACTCGTTCGCCCTTTCATCAGCCGATTCAAGCCTGGCCGAGTCAACTTTATTAAGCGCAATCTTCTGACCACTGAGCCATAAAATATCCTCCTGATCAAGGTAATCCTGATAATCATACTCCCTGAAGGGATTGGCGGCTTTGATAACTTCCCGGTATTTCGGGTATGAATAAAAGAAACCGAACGACTTTCCAATGTCGAAGTGCCGGTACAATTGTTTCCTCCATCCTGTGTCGGCCGCAACCTCATCGTTCAGCTCCTTCGACTTCCTGAAAGTCTTTGAATAGGTAAGGGAAAAATTATTGCTCCGGGTAGTATCTTTACTGTACTCTTTTATCCAGGTGGAATCAACAGGATAAGGCAGGTTCTTACTAAAAAAAACATCCGAAGAATCACCCGTGATGGTGAATATCCTTGTGAAGGAGCCATCTTCGTGTATTACTGTGGTTACGGTCACCTCTCTGCAGGATGCGAGTGAAAACAGAAGTATGACCAATATGCTGAAAATTTGTTTTGCTTTCATGGTAATAGATTTTAATTGTAATTATTTAAGGCTAACATCCTGGCTTTCTCTATTCTTCCCTTGACAAATCCCTCCGGTTCGTGTTCCTGCCCGGCAGCCATCATAACCTTTTTAACATCAGTATTGCTTAAAATGAACTCTAATCCTTTCAGCTGGCCGGATTTCTGAGAAAGCGAAGCATTCCTGTTTTCCTGCTGAATGACTTTGTCGACAAAGATGTACTGCTCTATCCCAAATACAACCAACAGTGTAATGGATGCTGCAGCAAGAAATCTCACTGCCATAGAAATTGCCGTGCCATATCTCAGGATAAAACGGGGTGTTATTTCTTCCACCTCATCCTGAATCCCTTGCATTATGCTATCGGTCAGCTTCTCCGGGTTGTCCAGCACCGGATCCCTTTTCAGATTACCAATGATTTTAACGTAAGCAGAATCATCGGCTATGTTTTTATTTCTGCTCATTTGTTTTTCCTTTCACCGTTAAGTATATAGTTTAACTTTTCTTTTACTGCTTTCCTGGCATGATAAAGATTGCTTTTAACCTGTGTTTCGTCAATTTCCAGGATGGCTTCCACTTCTTCTGAACTCATTTCCTGGAGATCCCTCATTGCAAATACCAGCCGTTGCTTTTCAGGAAGTTTATCTGCCAGGAGTCTGATAATTTGTCCCAATTCTTTATTGTCCAGGATTAATTCCATTGAGTCTTCCTGCATCTGCTGTAGTTTATCTCCCAGATCATCGATCTTCATGGTATTGGCCCGCCGGATGGATCTGAACCTGTCAATAGCAGTATTTGTTACGATCCGGTACATCCAGGTGGTTAATTTCATTCGGGTATCATATTCACCTATTTTTCGCCATATCTTTATAAAACTTTCCTGGACGCTGTCCTTTGCTTCCTCCTCGTCGCAAAGTATCCTGAAGGCAAGGTTGTAAGCGTATTGCCGTTGTTCTTCGACAAGCTTCCGGAAAGCTTCCTGACTGCCGTTCTTTATTTCATTGATGATATCTCTGGTCACTATTTGCATACCCTGTGTGTGGGATTTGGATATGATACGTTTGCACAGGTAAAAAGTAAAAAAAAATGATGAAAATTAACATTCGTATTTCCATTTATGTCATTATTTTACTTTTGGCATCGCTTTTTCTTACTTCCTGTCAATATCAAAACAACCCTTATGGTTTGGATATTGTTACCGATGTTTCCCAATACAAGGAACTCATCGAAACTGATCCTGACCAGGAACTCATTGACCTGGAAAAATATATCCCGGGAATTGTTTTGGATATCCGTTATGCCACGGATAACAACTTCACCGGGCAGAAGATATATGAAGCTCCAATGGCTTTTGCCAGGAAACCGGTGGCTGAAGCCCTTTTCCTGATACAGGAAGAACTGGGGAAATCAGGACTTGGCCTGAAGATTTACGATGCCTACCGCCCTTATTCTGCCACCCTGAAATTTTACGAGGTTTATCCCGACACGACCTTCGTGGCGGCACCCTGGAAAGGCTCCGTTCACAATACGGGCTGTGCCGTTGATGTTTCGCTCGTTGATCTTAACACAGGATTAGAAATCGAAATGCCAACCCTCTTCGATGATTTCTCTGATAAAGCATCCCATTCCTGCATGGATCTGCCGGAAACGGCCATACACAACAGACAGCTGCTGAAAGAGATTATGACCCGTTTCGGCTTTTCAATTTATGAGCCGGAATGGTGGCATTATAATTTTGCAGATAAAGGTGACTTCGGGATCATGGATATTCCCCTTTTACAAATATCTAAGGCCTATTCTGCATCGCCACACTGAAGCCTGAGCATGAAATTAACCGTGTTCAGATCTAAAGCATTGAACATTGCTTCAACATTATTGGTATAAACTGCTTCGGGTCCAAGCATTGCATCCTTAACAAGAAAGGCTTCAAAATCATAATTCATAGCGTCAAAATAAGTAGCAAGAACACATCCTGTTGAACTTAAACCGCATATAAAAAGTGTGTTAATACCTTTTTCCTCCAGTAGATCAAATAAACCGGTTTTATTGAATGCGCTGGGATATGTTTTAACAATTTGTGGATCATTTTCAGTAACCTGGAGTGTATCCGGAAATTCAAATTCCGGTGTGCCCGGTATGGGACCGAATTCTTCGCTTGTATGATAAACCCTGATCACTGGCAGATCATACATCCTGAATACCATAATAGTCCAGTTCATCCAGTTAAGCGCCGATGCCTGGTCTTCCTGTGAAGCCATTGACAAAAACTGGTTCTGAACATCCACCACCAGCAATGCCGGCTTCATTTCAATCTTTTCTGTCCAGGATGATTGTGCTGAAATAGCATGGAAAACCAGCACCAGACAGGTAAGCAAAAGTGTCTTTTTCATTGGTTAAATTGATATTTGGGTTTATTGCAATGTTAAATCTTTTTTTTTCAGGTATTCCTGTTAATGACTATTTTTTTTGGTAACTCACAGGTCCGTTCTGATATCCAACTTCTTTTCTCCACCATTCGGGATAACCGACTTCTTCAGCTATTTCAGGATTGTTGACATAGCCGTCGTCGTATTTTTGCACCAGGAACCAGCCCAGTTCCCACCACTGCTTTACAACATTATCTGCGTTGCTGATGCAGGTTTCCGTGAGGATGCTTCTGGCCAGTTCAGGTGAAGAGGCATATGCTTCCTGTGCCTTTTTGTCCGTTTCCTGAGCAAGTAAAAATTCTTTCTCTTCAATTTCATTCTGGAGTTTCAGTATATCCTCTTTCATATATGAAAACTTCACGGCAGCCCAGTTTGCTACAAAATTGAAAGCCCACCAGGCAACATCCGTAGAAAATTTCTCGGTATTTCCGCTTTGGTATGATAAAGGCAGGTCGTTCATCCCTGTATAGAATGGCACAAAACAGGTAAGATATGGTTTATCCGGCCCGAACCAGCAAATTCCCCCAACAGCGTCCGGGAGCCAGCTCCTTCCCTGATTAACATATACATATCCTGCATAGAACACCGAAATAGGTCTTTCCCAGGCACCGATCACCTCCTGTCCATCTTTGTTTGCATCATTCTGATTGCCATCGTATTTTCCGATCCAACGGTAAGGACAACCAAAGGGTCCGGCGGCCGGCCCCTGGGTCATGTCGAACTCCGTTCCTTCATAATGATCACGATGTAAAGACATTACATCTTTAGCATCCAGCTTTTGATCCGGGACAATGGAGAATGGATATTCGCGGGTATAACCATCTTCCACCCATGCACTGTATTTTGCTGAGGGTTTTACACGATCGTATATCCTCCAGACCCTGCGAAGGGAATAATAAGGATGGTTATATTCCCCGTAACTGACTGTTTTCAGCCAATCAAGTTTCCCTTGCGATGGATTCCACCATCCTCTTTTTTGCGCTGTCTCATGGAGATTTGCTGAAAACAACATATCAGGGTCTTCAGGATCTACATCTCTGATCCTGAATTCATTGGCGGCAGCGAATATCTGGCCATCCGGGACTTTTTTAGCTACCCACAGGCCGCCCAGGCTATCCATGGTTCCGCAACACATTTCTATTACCCAGCCTTCTTCAGGATCGCCGATGAGCAGGGTCTCGCCCGTACCGTAATAGCCGTATGTATCAATCAGGTGCCCGATCAGTTCAACAGCCTCACGCGCTTTTGTGCACCTTTCCAGAGCAATACGCGACAACTCGGCGCTGTAAAAAATCCGCCGTCCGGAATCGGGTTGCAGCTCAATCTTCGCCCCGTCGGTGCACTCCCCTATCATAAGTTGATGCTCGTTCATTATGCCATAATTGGCATCGAAATAAGCATAGGTATGTGCAACCTGTGGAATAAAACCAATTGGTTTCGTGGCAGGCAGGCTGGGATCAAAATACCCCGGACCCCTGCTCATCCCTACATAACGGATATTGCCTCCTCCAAAACAACAAGGATCATAATAAACCGGCCGCATAGCACCTTCGGGGTGATCCATTGCCGGAACATAGATAATACGCTGGTCGCCCAGCTCATCATCATCAGAGTGGCTCACAAAAACGGAACCGTCTTTACTCGCCCCTTTTGTGACTAGAATGGTCGTGCATGGCATGGCAATTTCCGCCATTAACAGTAGCATAAATACTGCCAAAACATAATTACGAAGGTTTTTCATGGTAACAGGCTTTTATATGATTCCCTTAAAATAGAAAGTAATCAAATATAAGGCAAATCACATACGAAAGCAAGATTATTCTTTTACTCTGCTATTTGCCATACTCCAAACCATAACGGTTCAATATTTCGCTGTAAAGGGGCAATTCTATCTTGCTGACCAAAACCGGATCAATTTCATGTATCAGGTCTTTATTGGTTGAAGCAAAAGAAAAATATTCCTTGGTATATGCGCTTGGTATCAATAGAATTTTCTCTTCCAGGAATAAATGTTGTACCATGTACCTGAGTATGGCCTCATCGTATACAAAAGCCTGTAATATTTCTTTATTGACTGCATCCAGTCCTTTTCCAAGATCTTTCATGTTTTGTGATATGATACCGTATTCTTTCAGGAATTCTGCTGATGCCGAATTCTCAATGCTACCCACACTCACGCGTTGCAAATCCTCCAGCCCCTTTACCGCTGATGATAAATTGTGTACCGTTAACGCTGAAGCAATGGCAGCAGTGAAACTGGATATCAAAACAATAGCCGTGAACATCCAGATTATGGAGATTATCCTGCCCATGATGGTTTTAGGTGTTTTATCCCCGTATCCCACCGTGGTCATTGTCACCGCCGACCACCAGATCCCATCACCAAGTCCCTTGATACCATCATTGAAATGATCTTTGTTTTTTCTCCTCTCAAGTAACCAGACTATGGTACCAAATATAACTATGATAAGAAAAAAAGCCGAGACTATCCGAAGAAACTCCCATGACATCAATCCCCGGAAAATCGTAGTAAAAGTGCCTCCGGACTTTGCTTTCACCGCTATGGCCAGGTTGGTGACGTAAAATGGTTGTGTGAAATAAAACTTCTTTATCCGTTCGGCAGTCACAGTCAATGGATTGATGCTAAGATCAACATCTCCATTCTCTATAGCCTGAAGTAACCCTCCCAGATCATATTCCCTGAATTCATAATCATAATGAAGATCCTCGGCTATTATTTTCCATAAATCAATAGATACTCCATTATATGTTTCACCATTTTTGATTACAAACGGTGGCGCCTCCTTAATCCCTATTATCAGTTTCCTTTCCTGCGAATATCCTGAAAAACAACTAAAGATAACAGCGATGCCCAAAATCAAGACGTACCTTTTCATGAAAGATTTTTCGATAAAGATAATGAAGTTCTTTAAATGCTTCAGTTGACATTACCATCAAAATGTCCCTGGTTCAGGATTAATCAAGTAATTTTGCCCACAAAAAAAATAATAACTTTATGGAAAAGATTAAAGAATTCATAAGCCACTGTAAAGACTTTGCCATCGCAACCGTTGATAACCATAATCATCCACGGGTCCGGATGTTTCATCTTATGAAGTATGACAATCAAACCATGTACTTTGCAACTGCAAGAAACAAGGAAGTCTTCGGGCAATTGCAAAACAATCCATTTATCGAACTGGTTGGCTGGAGCCAGGGTATTATGTTCCGTACCGGTGGAGCTGTTTCTTTTGATGTTGAAGGTTCATTATGCAGGGAGATATACAACAGCAACACAATCCTGTCAAAGATATATGGCAGTTTTGAAAATCCCGAACTCGTTTATTTCAAACTCTCCCTCAGGAATGCTGAGCTTTTTAACCTGACAAGTCTTCCTCCCACAAGGGAATTTATTGAAATGCAATAACAATTCAGAGCCTGGCAAGCCATTTTGTCACATATACAAATCTAAATATGACTTTTTGTAAAGGAAAGATGAATACTTATTGATTTGGCATGTTATTCGCTTAAACCTCAGCCAAAATCCACAAAGTTTAACGATATTTGTAAAAAAGCCATTACCATGAGCGAAACCACAGAAAAAGTACAATGCCTGATCATTGGATCGGGGCCTGCAGGTTATACCGCAGCCATTTATGCAGCACGTGCCGACCTAAAACCTGTTATTTATGAAGGTTTACAACCGGGCGGGCAGTTAACCACAACCACAGAAGTCGAAAATTTCCCGGGATACCCTGAGGGCATCACAGGGCCGGTTATGATGGAAGATTTAAAAAAGCAGGCACTTCGGTTTGAAACGGATGTGCGTTTTGGTTTGATCACCGGGGTCGACTTTTCCCAAAGGCCATTTAAAGTCAAAGCCGACGACGGGAAGACCATCCTGGCCGAAACCGTGATCATAGCTACCGGCGCAACAGCCCAATGGTTGGGATTACCATCTGAATCGGAATATAACGGTTATGGCGTGTCGGCCTGTGCCACCTGCGACGGGTTTTTCTACCGCGGAAAGGTTGTGGCCGTTGTTGGCGGTGGGGATACGGCAGCAGAAGAAGCTACCTATCTCGCCAAGCTTTGCAAAAAGGTTTATCTCATCCACCGCCGTGATGAGCTCCGCGCTTCCAAAGCCATGCAGAAGAAAGTCCTGGAAACACCCAATATTGAGGTGCTCTGGAGCCATGTCACCAAAGAGATCGTTGGGAAAAAAGAAGGTTTCGCCAAGGCTGTTACAGGTGCCATCCTGCAAAATGTAAAAACCGGGGAAGAAAAAACGATCGATATCGATGGTTTCTTTGTAGCGATCGGACATAAGCCCAACACAGAGATCTTCAAAGGACAGCTTGAAACCGATGATCTGGGATATATCCGTACGAAGCCTGATTCGACCAAAACCAATATTGAAGGGGTGTTTGCCTGCGGCGATGTACAGGATCACGTCTTCCGCCAGGCCATAACAGCGGCCGGAACAGGATGCATGGCCGCTATCGAAGCGGAACGCTTCCTGTCACACTAAATGCCGTATCCCGGATATCCTGAAGAAATTCTAAAGCTACCGGTGAATTTGCCCGAGATAAAACGATGGGCTCACACCGGTAACTTTTTTAAAGGCATTATAAAAAGTTACCCGGTTACTGAATCCCGCGTCGGAGGCAATGGCTTCAAGGGTAAGGTTTTCATGAGCATTTTCCGCGAAAAGCCTCAATACTTCATTTACACGGTACTCGTTGATCAGGGTATTGAAATTCCTGGAAAAGTGATTGTTGATCAGTCCTGACAAAACATTTTTATTGGTATTAAGCCGGGCCGCAAGGATATCCAGAGATAAACCAGGGTCAAGGTAGGCTTTTTCACTTTCAAGAACCGTCTGTAACCGGGAAATCAATTCCGTTCCGGCTTCATGATTGCATAAACCTGTCCTGGGTCTTCTTGATTTGCCAATCATCACCCCCCTTTCCACCAGATCCTGCTGCTTTTCAACCAGTAACCGGTGAGCTTTTACCAGTTTGTGGTTTCGCCACAAAAGCAGTATTAACAGAACCAACAAAGAAACAAGCAGGATGATCAGCATGAGATTCCTGGAAAAATAGATCCTGTTCTTTTCTTCCAGGTTCCTGATCTCCCATTGTTTTTCATTGACCTCATGCCGGATCATCAATTGAGACAGTTCTGCTTCCCTTTCGCGGTGGTTCAGACTGTCGCTGATTTTCCGCTCAAGCTTGTAATATTTCAATGCCTGCAAAGGCTCACCGTTGGCCTCGTATGCCTCGGAAAGCACCTTTGCAATTTCCGCCTTATCTTCCGACATTTCACCCTTAACC contains these protein-coding regions:
- a CDS encoding transporter substrate-binding domain-containing protein; amino-acid sequence: MKRYVLILGIAVIFSCFSGYSQERKLIIGIKEAPPFVIKNGETYNGVSIDLWKIIAEDLHYDYEFREYDLGGLLQAIENGDVDLSINPLTVTAERIKKFYFTQPFYVTNLAIAVKAKSGGTFTTIFRGLMSWEFLRIVSAFFLIIVIFGTIVWLLERRKNKDHFNDGIKGLGDGIWWSAVTMTTVGYGDKTPKTIMGRIISIIWMFTAIVLISSFTAAIASALTVHNLSSAVKGLEDLQRVSVGSIENSASAEFLKEYGIISQNMKDLGKGLDAVNKEILQAFVYDEAILRYMVQHLFLEEKILLIPSAYTKEYFSFASTNKDLIHEIDPVLVSKIELPLYSEILNRYGLEYGK
- a CDS encoding C69 family dipeptidase, with protein sequence MKNLRNYVLAVFMLLLMAEIAMPCTTILVTKGASKDGSVFVSHSDDDELGDQRIIYVPAMDHPEGAMRPVYYDPCCFGGGNIRYVGMSRGPGYFDPSLPATKPIGFIPQVAHTYAYFDANYGIMNEHQLMIGECTDGAKIELQPDSGRRIFYSAELSRIALERCTKAREAVELIGHLIDTYGYYGTGETLLIGDPEEGWVIEMCCGTMDSLGGLWVAKKVPDGQIFAAANEFRIRDVDPEDPDMLFSANLHETAQKRGWWNPSQGKLDWLKTVSYGEYNHPYYSLRRVWRIYDRVKPSAKYSAWVEDGYTREYPFSIVPDQKLDAKDVMSLHRDHYEGTEFDMTQGPAAGPFGCPYRWIGKYDGNQNDANKDGQEVIGAWERPISVFYAGYVYVNQGRSWLPDAVGGICWFGPDKPYLTCFVPFYTGMNDLPLSYQSGNTEKFSTDVAWWAFNFVANWAAVKFSYMKEDILKLQNEIEEKEFLLAQETDKKAQEAYASSPELARSILTETCISNADNVVKQWWELGWFLVQKYDDGYVNNPEIAEEVGYPEWWRKEVGYQNGPVSYQKK
- a CDS encoding pyridoxamine 5'-phosphate oxidase family protein, with product MEKIKEFISHCKDFAIATVDNHNHPRVRMFHLMKYDNQTMYFATARNKEVFGQLQNNPFIELVGWSQGIMFRTGGAVSFDVEGSLCREIYNSNTILSKIYGSFENPELVYFKLSLRNAELFNLTSLPPTREFIEMQ
- a CDS encoding RNA polymerase sigma factor — its product is MQIVTRDIINEIKNGSQEAFRKLVEEQRQYAYNLAFRILCDEEEAKDSVQESFIKIWRKIGEYDTRMKLTTWMYRIVTNTAIDRFRSIRRANTMKIDDLGDKLQQMQEDSMELILDNKELGQIIRLLADKLPEKQRLVFAMRDLQEMSSEEVEAILEIDETQVKSNLYHARKAVKEKLNYILNGERKNK
- a CDS encoding cysteine hydrolase translates to MKKTLLLTCLVLVFHAISAQSSWTEKIEMKPALLVVDVQNQFLSMASQEDQASALNWMNWTIMVFRMYDLPVIRVYHTSEEFGPIPGTPEFEFPDTLQVTENDPQIVKTYPSAFNKTGLFDLLEEKGINTLFICGLSSTGCVLATYFDAMNYDFEAFLVKDAMLGPEAVYTNNVEAMFNALDLNTVNFMLRLQCGDAE
- a CDS encoding M15 family metallopeptidase encodes the protein MMKINIRISIYVIILLLASLFLTSCQYQNNPYGLDIVTDVSQYKELIETDPDQELIDLEKYIPGIVLDIRYATDNNFTGQKIYEAPMAFARKPVAEALFLIQEELGKSGLGLKIYDAYRPYSATLKFYEVYPDTTFVAAPWKGSVHNTGCAVDVSLVDLNTGLEIEMPTLFDDFSDKASHSCMDLPETAIHNRQLLKEIMTRFGFSIYEPEWWHYNFADKGDFGIMDIPLLQISKAYSASPH
- the trxB gene encoding thioredoxin-disulfide reductase; this encodes MSETTEKVQCLIIGSGPAGYTAAIYAARADLKPVIYEGLQPGGQLTTTTEVENFPGYPEGITGPVMMEDLKKQALRFETDVRFGLITGVDFSQRPFKVKADDGKTILAETVIIATGATAQWLGLPSESEYNGYGVSACATCDGFFYRGKVVAVVGGGDTAAEEATYLAKLCKKVYLIHRRDELRASKAMQKKVLETPNIEVLWSHVTKEIVGKKEGFAKAVTGAILQNVKTGEEKTIDIDGFFVAIGHKPNTEIFKGQLETDDLGYIRTKPDSTKTNIEGVFACGDVQDHVFRQAITAAGTGCMAAIEAERFLSH